Proteins from one Arthrobacter sp. DNA4 genomic window:
- a CDS encoding tripartite tricarboxylate transporter TctB family protein, which yields MTSLTTGLKGRSELGVALLLGAAGVLVFLDANGLVTPYSKSDPVGPKTVPFIVAGMLVACAVLLAINVLRGGKGEAEGGEDVDLTHPADWKTVLPLAGAFILNILLIDWAGWVISGTVLFWGSVLALGSRHFVRDGLISVALSLLTFYGFYLGLGIALPAGLLEGIL from the coding sequence GTGACATCCCTGACCACAGGCCTTAAAGGCCGCTCCGAGCTGGGAGTTGCACTCCTGCTCGGAGCGGCCGGCGTCCTGGTCTTCCTTGACGCCAACGGCCTGGTCACCCCGTATTCGAAGTCTGATCCGGTCGGGCCCAAAACCGTCCCGTTCATCGTGGCCGGGATGCTGGTGGCCTGCGCCGTCCTGCTGGCCATCAACGTCCTGCGCGGCGGCAAGGGTGAAGCCGAAGGCGGGGAGGACGTCGACCTGACGCACCCCGCCGACTGGAAGACCGTCCTGCCGCTGGCGGGTGCCTTCATCCTGAACATCCTGCTCATCGACTGGGCCGGCTGGGTGATCTCCGGAACGGTCCTGTTCTGGGGCAGCGTCCTGGCCCTGGGCAGCCGACACTTTGTCCGGGACGGGTTGATCTCCGTGGCCCTGTCCCTGTTGACCTTCTACGGCTTCTACCTCGGCCTGGGCATCGCACTGCCGGCCGGCCTCCTGGAAGGAATCCTC
- a CDS encoding tripartite tricarboxylate transporter substrate binding protein has protein sequence MRQIRALRVAAVAAGIALMATGCGATGKSSTGSESSGAAAGPITGLQIMVPNSPGGGYDTTARAAAKVLDDAKISTNTEVFNLAGAGGTVGLARIVNEKGNGDLAMLMGLGVVGASYTNKSESKLTETTPLARLIEEPGAIMVGKDSPYKTIDDLVKAWKADPGSIAVGGGSSPGGPDHLLPMQLAGAVGIDATKVNYVAYDGGGDLLPAILGNKLGFAASGAGEYLKQIESGEVRVLATSGDKRLDGVDAPTLKESNIDLVFTNWRGVVAPPGISDKDKAALIAALEKMHGTEGWKEALKTHSWTDAFITGDQFKTFLTEQDKRVADVLTKLGLA, from the coding sequence ATGCGCCAGATCCGCGCATTGCGCGTTGCCGCCGTTGCTGCCGGCATCGCCCTGATGGCCACCGGTTGCGGTGCCACCGGCAAGAGCTCCACCGGTTCGGAAAGCTCCGGCGCTGCCGCCGGACCCATTACCGGCCTGCAGATCATGGTCCCCAACTCCCCGGGCGGCGGCTATGACACCACCGCGCGCGCCGCTGCGAAGGTGCTGGACGACGCGAAGATCTCCACCAACACCGAAGTCTTTAACCTTGCAGGCGCGGGCGGCACTGTGGGCCTGGCCCGCATTGTCAATGAAAAGGGCAACGGCGACCTGGCCATGCTCATGGGACTGGGTGTAGTGGGCGCCAGCTACACCAACAAGTCTGAATCCAAACTGACCGAGACCACCCCGCTGGCCCGCCTCATCGAGGAACCCGGCGCCATCATGGTCGGCAAGGATTCGCCCTACAAGACCATCGATGACCTGGTAAAGGCCTGGAAGGCCGATCCCGGCTCCATTGCCGTTGGCGGCGGCTCCTCCCCCGGCGGCCCGGACCACCTGCTGCCCATGCAGCTCGCCGGTGCCGTGGGCATTGACGCCACCAAGGTCAACTACGTTGCCTACGACGGCGGCGGCGACCTGCTGCCCGCGATCCTCGGCAACAAGCTCGGCTTCGCGGCCTCCGGCGCCGGCGAGTACCTGAAGCAGATCGAATCCGGCGAAGTCCGCGTTTTGGCCACCAGTGGTGATAAGCGGCTGGACGGTGTGGACGCACCCACGCTGAAGGAATCCAACATCGACCTCGTTTTCACCAACTGGCGTGGCGTGGTGGCCCCTCCGGGAATCAGCGACAAGGACAAGGCGGCCCTGATCGCGGCCCTGGAGAAGATGCACGGCACTGAGGGCTGGAAGGAAGCGCTGAAGACCCACAGCTGGACCGATGCCTTCATCACCGGCGACCAGTTCAAGACCTTCCTCACCGAGCAGGACAAGCGGGTGGCGGACGTCCTCACCAAGCTTGGGTTGGCGTGA
- a CDS encoding sensor histidine kinase — MSLAGQYLLLQLLIVLAVLVGVVAISLAQSAAAFERIEGRRALSAAEALGGNPVVRELLPESQARGGAVLPAVAESVRIVSGSSRVALAKIDRTVVASSDPSLLGEPLELGASRVMEGRAWTGVVGGTPAPLLSAHVPVLDDTGRMIGIASISRSYPTVLERLGDAVPNLLTYLGVASVLGIAGSFLLSRRVKRQTLGMEPSEITSLVENREAMLHGLKEGVVALDLHDRITVANHSARALLGLPPDCVGKRVAGLAVEPALKDVLTREQPGPDQLVLVGDRLVVMNRVPFESRGRVIGSVTTLRDRTELSELEHELGTTRTATDTLRAQAHEFANQLHVISGLIQIGEYDSVVQFVNGATVDRTRLNDEVTARIKDPALAALLIAKSSLATERGAALQLDPDSVLDAVDDGLSRDLTTVVGNLVDNAFDAVTGLPQAAVRVRVDGKAGGDVVVTVRDNGPGVPSGSTDHIFRQGFTTKEPGPVSSRGFGLALSRVVCRRTGGNLVVANDNGAVFTAVLKRGSTQP; from the coding sequence ATGTCCCTCGCGGGACAGTACCTTCTGCTGCAGTTGCTCATTGTCCTGGCCGTCCTGGTGGGTGTTGTAGCCATCTCGCTGGCCCAGTCTGCTGCGGCCTTCGAACGCATCGAAGGCCGGCGCGCCCTGTCGGCTGCGGAAGCCCTGGGCGGAAACCCCGTGGTCCGCGAACTCCTCCCCGAGTCCCAGGCCCGCGGCGGCGCCGTGCTGCCGGCAGTGGCAGAGTCCGTGCGGATCGTCTCCGGCTCATCCAGGGTGGCGCTGGCAAAAATCGACCGGACTGTGGTGGCGTCCTCGGATCCCAGCCTGCTCGGTGAACCGCTGGAACTCGGCGCCAGCAGGGTGATGGAAGGCAGGGCCTGGACCGGAGTGGTGGGCGGAACTCCGGCCCCGCTGCTGTCCGCGCACGTCCCGGTCCTGGATGACACCGGGCGCATGATCGGTATCGCCTCCATCAGCCGCAGCTATCCCACAGTGCTGGAACGGCTGGGCGATGCCGTTCCCAACCTCCTTACCTACCTGGGCGTGGCAAGTGTGCTGGGCATTGCCGGGTCCTTCCTGCTGTCGCGCCGCGTCAAGCGGCAGACCCTGGGCATGGAACCCAGCGAGATCACCAGCCTGGTGGAAAACCGCGAGGCCATGCTGCACGGCCTCAAGGAAGGCGTTGTGGCACTGGACCTGCACGACCGGATCACAGTGGCCAACCACAGCGCCCGTGCCCTGCTCGGCCTCCCACCCGACTGTGTTGGCAAGCGCGTGGCGGGACTCGCCGTCGAACCCGCCCTTAAGGACGTCCTCACCCGCGAGCAGCCCGGCCCGGACCAGTTGGTGCTGGTGGGAGACCGGCTGGTGGTGATGAACCGGGTGCCGTTCGAATCCCGCGGCAGGGTCATCGGCTCGGTGACCACCCTGCGCGACCGCACGGAACTCTCTGAGCTGGAGCACGAGCTCGGTACCACCCGCACCGCCACGGACACCCTCCGCGCCCAGGCCCACGAGTTCGCCAACCAGCTCCACGTCATCTCCGGCCTGATCCAGATCGGCGAGTACGATTCCGTGGTCCAGTTCGTCAACGGTGCCACCGTGGACCGTACCCGGCTCAATGACGAAGTGACCGCCCGCATCAAGGACCCCGCACTCGCCGCCCTGCTGATCGCCAAGTCAAGCCTTGCCACCGAACGGGGCGCTGCACTGCAGCTGGACCCGGATTCCGTGCTGGACGCCGTCGATGATGGGTTGTCCCGGGACCTCACCACCGTGGTGGGGAACCTGGTGGACAACGCGTTCGACGCCGTCACAGGGCTCCCGCAGGCAGCCGTCCGGGTCCGGGTGGACGGCAAAGCCGGGGGAGACGTGGTGGTCACCGTTCGGGATAACGGTCCCGGCGTCCCCAGCGGCTCCACCGACCACATCTTCCGCCAGGGCTTCACCACCAAGGAACCCGGCCCGGTAAGCAGCCGCGGTTTCGGCCTGGCGCTGTCCCGGGTGGTGTGCCGCCGGACTGGCGGAAACCTGGTGGTGGCCAACGATAATGGGGCTGTCTTTACCGCTGTGCTGAAACGAGGGAGTACCCAGCCATGA
- a CDS encoding response regulator — translation MIKVLIVDDDFMVAKVHAGFIQRTPGFTVVGAAHTGAQAVAETERLQPDLVLLDIHLPDINGLDLMQRLRAVAPELDVLVISAAREVETVRKALRGGIVHYLIKPFSQTDLQERLEHYRHAYQSLDASKDVAEQSDVNRVFGLDRAERPLPKGCSIETLKLVEAALNASAGDVSAAEMAEELGTSRVSARRYLEYLHDEGTLDVRLKYGVGRPERRYVLKA, via the coding sequence ATGATCAAGGTCCTGATCGTCGATGACGACTTCATGGTGGCCAAGGTGCATGCCGGCTTCATCCAGCGCACGCCGGGCTTCACTGTGGTGGGCGCGGCGCATACCGGCGCCCAGGCGGTTGCCGAGACCGAACGCCTCCAGCCGGACCTGGTGCTGCTGGACATCCACCTGCCGGACATCAACGGCCTCGACCTGATGCAACGCCTGCGCGCTGTCGCCCCCGAACTGGACGTGCTGGTCATCAGCGCCGCGCGGGAGGTTGAAACAGTCCGTAAGGCCCTGCGCGGCGGCATTGTCCATTACCTGATCAAGCCCTTTTCCCAGACAGACCTCCAGGAGCGGCTGGAGCACTACCGCCACGCCTACCAAAGCCTGGATGCGTCCAAGGACGTGGCCGAACAGTCGGACGTCAACCGGGTGTTCGGCCTGGACCGCGCCGAACGGCCCCTGCCCAAAGGCTGCAGTATCGAAACGCTGAAGCTGGTGGAGGCGGCACTGAACGCTTCAGCCGGTGACGTCTCGGCAGCCGAGATGGCCGAGGAGCTGGGCACCTCCAGGGTCAGTGCCCGCCGCTACCTTGAATACCTGCACGACGAAGGAACGCTGGACGTGCGGCTCAAGTACGGGGTGGGACGGCCCGAACGGCGGTACGTGCTCAAGGCGTGA
- the hutG gene encoding formimidoylglutamase has product MFPKLPAVDVPPRPWTGRFDGDGPGHRRWWQAVTASDEFQPAAPGRRPAAVLGFSSDEGVRRNQGRTGAAAAPAALRKALGPLAFHLDRTVADAGDVVVSGEDLEAGQERLGRVLAALLDAGHQTVVLGGGHETAYASYLGVSASAAVQTGQRLGVLNLDAHFDLRDEPVASSGTPFLQMARAEADAGREFRYAVAGISEPNNTRVLFDTADKLGVRYLLDEDCEPERIRDFVAEFLAEIDVLYLTIDLDVLPAAVAPGVSAPAAYGVPLPVISAVCRQVARSGKLLHLDVAELNPAFDIDGRTARTAARLIDTLLR; this is encoded by the coding sequence ATGTTCCCCAAGCTTCCCGCCGTCGACGTCCCGCCCCGGCCCTGGACCGGCAGGTTCGACGGCGATGGTCCCGGCCACCGCCGCTGGTGGCAGGCGGTCACCGCCTCCGATGAGTTTCAGCCTGCCGCGCCCGGACGCAGGCCCGCCGCCGTGCTGGGATTTTCCAGCGACGAGGGGGTCCGCCGCAACCAGGGCCGGACCGGGGCAGCCGCCGCCCCGGCGGCGCTGCGAAAAGCGCTGGGCCCGCTGGCCTTCCACCTGGACCGGACGGTGGCCGACGCTGGTGACGTGGTGGTGTCCGGGGAAGACCTGGAGGCCGGCCAGGAACGGCTTGGCCGGGTGCTGGCTGCCCTGCTCGACGCCGGCCACCAGACTGTAGTGCTGGGCGGCGGGCACGAAACCGCTTACGCCAGCTACCTTGGCGTCAGCGCCTCAGCCGCGGTTCAAACCGGGCAGCGCCTGGGCGTCTTGAACCTCGACGCCCACTTCGACCTCCGCGACGAGCCGGTGGCCAGCTCCGGCACACCGTTCCTGCAGATGGCCCGCGCGGAAGCGGACGCCGGACGCGAATTCCGCTACGCCGTCGCCGGGATCTCGGAGCCGAACAACACCCGGGTCCTGTTCGACACCGCGGACAAACTGGGGGTCCGCTACCTGCTGGATGAGGACTGCGAACCGGAACGGATCCGGGACTTCGTGGCGGAGTTCCTGGCGGAGATCGACGTCCTGTACCTGACCATCGACCTGGACGTGCTGCCCGCCGCGGTGGCCCCCGGCGTCAGCGCGCCGGCAGCCTACGGCGTGCCGCTTCCGGTCATTTCGGCGGTGTGCCGGCAGGTGGCCCGAAGCGGGAAGCTGTTGCACCTGGACGTGGCGGAACTGAATCCGGCGTTCGACATTGACGGCCGGACCGCCCGGACAGCTGCCCGGCTGATTGACACGCTGCTGCGCTGA
- a CDS encoding sodium:proton antiporter encodes MFEAPDILFAAAGLAVFVAAVLPKLLRDMPLSMPMVFLGAGMAAFALIPSLPNPNPVEHSDFVMHLAEVCVIISLMGAGLALDRPVGRRRWSTTWRLLGIAMPLCIVGLTLLGMWFLGLGLGAALLVAASLAPTDPVLASEVQVGEPADQDESTDKEDEVRFGLTSEAGLNDGLAFPFVYLAIAISVAGADPSAWFGEWFGLDVVWRLAVGLVVGFLTGKLLARLFFSARADSLRLSNHSEGFVALAATFLAYGLTQMVEGYGFIAVFVCAVTIRAAERTHGYHRVLHSYVEQLERLLTVVILVLLGGAIARGLLAGIGLPELLVALAFLLVVRPLAGWLGLLGGKTGPRERVALSFFGIRGIGSLYYLAFALGEGHFTDQGHWLWSFIGLVVALSIVIHGATTSPLMNRLDRLRQKKALAVSGDEGLAPNTPV; translated from the coding sequence ATGTTTGAAGCCCCAGATATCCTCTTTGCCGCGGCCGGACTGGCCGTGTTCGTCGCTGCGGTCCTGCCCAAGCTGCTGCGTGACATGCCGCTGTCCATGCCCATGGTCTTCCTGGGCGCAGGGATGGCAGCCTTCGCGTTGATTCCATCGCTGCCCAACCCGAACCCGGTGGAACACAGCGACTTTGTCATGCACCTCGCGGAGGTCTGCGTGATCATTTCCCTGATGGGCGCGGGGCTTGCCCTGGACCGGCCCGTGGGACGCAGGCGCTGGTCCACCACGTGGCGGCTCCTGGGCATCGCCATGCCGCTCTGCATCGTAGGGCTGACCCTGCTGGGCATGTGGTTCCTGGGCCTGGGGCTCGGCGCGGCGCTGCTGGTGGCGGCCAGCCTGGCGCCCACGGACCCCGTCCTGGCCTCGGAAGTGCAGGTGGGCGAGCCGGCCGACCAGGATGAATCCACGGACAAGGAGGACGAGGTCCGTTTCGGCCTTACGTCGGAAGCCGGGCTCAACGACGGGCTGGCGTTCCCGTTCGTCTACCTTGCCATTGCCATCAGCGTTGCCGGAGCGGACCCCTCCGCCTGGTTCGGTGAGTGGTTCGGCCTGGACGTGGTGTGGCGGCTGGCTGTCGGGCTTGTGGTGGGGTTCCTCACCGGAAAGCTGCTCGCCAGGCTGTTCTTCTCGGCCCGTGCCGACAGCCTTCGGCTCTCCAACCACTCGGAGGGCTTTGTTGCCCTGGCGGCGACGTTCCTGGCGTACGGGCTCACGCAGATGGTGGAGGGCTACGGGTTCATAGCGGTGTTCGTCTGTGCCGTGACCATCCGGGCCGCTGAACGGACGCACGGCTACCACCGGGTGCTGCACTCCTACGTGGAACAGCTGGAACGGCTCCTGACGGTGGTGATCCTGGTCCTGCTCGGCGGTGCCATCGCCCGCGGGCTGCTGGCCGGGATCGGGCTTCCTGAACTGCTGGTGGCGCTTGCATTCCTGCTGGTGGTGCGGCCGCTGGCGGGCTGGCTGGGCCTGCTGGGCGGCAAGACCGGTCCCCGGGAACGCGTGGCACTGTCCTTCTTTGGCATCCGCGGCATCGGTTCCCTGTATTACCTGGCCTTTGCGCTAGGCGAAGGCCACTTCACGGACCAGGGGCACTGGCTCTGGTCCTTCATCGGGCTGGTGGTGGCACTGTCCATCGTGATCCACGGCGCCACCACTTCGCCCCTGATGAACCGGCTGGACCGGCTGCGCCAGAAGAAGGCCCTGGCAGTCTCCGGCGACGAGGGACTCGCCCCCAACACCCCGGTCTAG
- a CDS encoding NCS2 family permease: protein MLKQGSALDRYFRVTERGSNLSREIRGGFATFFAMSYIVVLNPLILSGPDSNGTTLGFPAVAAVTALVAGILTILMGAWGRHPFALATGLGVNAFVAVTVATNPGLTWPDMMGLVVLSGVTMLILVLTGFRTAVFKAVPDGLKTAIVVGIGLFIALIGLVNAGFVRRIPDVAGTTVPVGLGFEGKLLGWPTAVFVFGLILTIALVVRKVKGAILIGIITSTVLSVILETTLHIGPSFDGKNFNPQGWSLVAPAFSGWAAPDLSLIGKANPFGAFEHLGFVAATLLAFVILLSIFFDAMGTMVGLANEAGTVDEHGNIPDVDRVLQVDALGAIIGGGASVSSNQIYVEAGAGIGEGARTGVASIVTGVLFLVAMFFTPLINLVPFEAVAPALVVVGFMMVSQVGKIDWQDWGIAIPAFLTFTLMPFTYSIANGLGAGFIAYVLIRTVQGRVKDIHPLMWAVAAAFALFFAIGPIEAALGMK, encoded by the coding sequence ATGCTTAAGCAAGGCTCTGCCCTGGACCGGTATTTCAGGGTCACCGAGCGCGGTTCCAACCTTTCCCGCGAGATCCGCGGCGGGTTCGCCACGTTCTTCGCCATGAGCTACATCGTGGTGCTGAACCCCCTGATCCTGTCCGGGCCCGACTCCAACGGCACCACGCTGGGCTTCCCCGCGGTGGCTGCCGTGACCGCGCTGGTGGCAGGCATCCTCACCATCCTCATGGGGGCGTGGGGCCGGCACCCCTTCGCCCTGGCCACCGGCCTGGGCGTCAACGCCTTCGTGGCCGTCACCGTGGCCACCAATCCCGGGCTCACCTGGCCGGACATGATGGGCCTGGTGGTCCTCTCCGGCGTCACCATGCTGATCCTGGTCCTCACCGGTTTCCGTACGGCCGTGTTCAAGGCCGTGCCGGACGGACTCAAGACCGCCATCGTGGTGGGCATCGGCCTGTTCATTGCCCTGATCGGCCTGGTCAACGCCGGGTTCGTGCGCCGCATCCCGGACGTCGCAGGCACCACCGTGCCCGTTGGCCTGGGCTTCGAAGGCAAGCTCCTTGGCTGGCCCACCGCCGTGTTCGTGTTCGGCCTGATCCTGACCATCGCCCTGGTGGTGCGCAAGGTCAAGGGCGCCATCCTGATTGGCATCATCACCTCCACGGTGCTGTCCGTCATCCTTGAGACAACCCTGCACATCGGCCCCAGCTTCGACGGCAAGAACTTCAACCCGCAGGGCTGGTCCCTGGTGGCCCCGGCGTTTTCCGGCTGGGCGGCCCCGGACCTCTCCCTGATCGGCAAGGCCAACCCGTTCGGTGCCTTCGAGCACCTCGGCTTCGTGGCCGCCACGCTGCTGGCCTTCGTCATCCTGCTCAGCATCTTCTTCGACGCCATGGGCACCATGGTGGGCCTGGCCAACGAAGCCGGCACGGTGGATGAACACGGCAACATTCCCGACGTCGACCGCGTGCTCCAGGTGGACGCACTCGGTGCCATTATCGGCGGCGGCGCCTCCGTCTCCTCCAACCAGATCTACGTCGAAGCCGGTGCAGGCATCGGCGAAGGCGCCCGCACGGGCGTGGCCTCCATCGTCACCGGGGTGCTGTTCCTGGTGGCCATGTTCTTCACCCCGCTGATCAACCTGGTGCCCTTCGAGGCCGTGGCCCCGGCGCTGGTGGTGGTGGGCTTCATGATGGTCTCCCAGGTGGGCAAGATCGACTGGCAGGACTGGGGCATCGCGATCCCCGCGTTCCTCACCTTCACCCTGATGCCCTTCACCTACTCCATCGCCAACGGCCTGGGTGCCGGCTTCATCGCCTACGTCCTGATCCGCACGGTCCAGGGCAGGGTCAAGGACATCCACCCGCTGATGTGGGCTGTGGCCGCGGCGTTCGCGCTGTTCTTCGCCATCGGCCCCATCGAGGCGGCCCTGGGGATGAAGTAA
- a CDS encoding copper resistance CopC family protein → MRQVRRQLLSLVLGLFVFAAAALGLAGPASAHDAAESTSPAQGAALAAPPAEVSVTFSNKPLGIGSSFSIKDAGGTEWADGSVQIVDNVATQKLRPGGPAGMYTVAWRVVSSDSHPIEGTFTFSAASGAPGAVSSGTPTAGSPTAAGAVPGMGTAQPGVTEEPSEPAGAGEPFQWSIVIFAVVAVGLLVALGVLARRRLTGDGDTEDDGEVGNRAGE, encoded by the coding sequence ATGCGCCAGGTCCGCCGCCAGTTGCTGAGCCTTGTGCTCGGCTTGTTTGTCTTTGCCGCCGCCGCGCTGGGCTTGGCGGGCCCCGCCTCCGCGCATGATGCTGCCGAGTCCACCAGCCCGGCGCAGGGGGCTGCGCTGGCTGCCCCGCCCGCCGAGGTTTCGGTGACCTTCAGCAACAAGCCCCTGGGCATCGGTTCGTCCTTCTCCATCAAGGACGCCGGCGGCACCGAATGGGCTGATGGCTCCGTGCAGATCGTGGACAACGTGGCCACCCAGAAGCTCCGCCCGGGCGGTCCGGCGGGCATGTACACGGTGGCGTGGCGCGTGGTCAGCTCGGACTCACATCCCATTGAGGGGACGTTCACCTTCTCCGCGGCCTCCGGTGCCCCCGGTGCCGTTTCGTCGGGGACACCCACGGCTGGAAGTCCGACGGCGGCGGGTGCGGTCCCTGGCATGGGCACCGCCCAGCCCGGGGTCACGGAAGAGCCGTCGGAGCCGGCCGGCGCGGGCGAGCCGTTCCAGTGGAGCATTGTTATTTTTGCGGTGGTGGCCGTGGGGCTGCTGGTGGCGCTGGGCGTCCTTGCCCGCCGCCGGCTCACCGGCGACGGGGACACCGAAGATGACGGGGAGGTCGGGAACAGGGCCGGGGAGTAG
- a CDS encoding NAD(P)-binding protein, which translates to MPGIAGTEQTTTIVIGTGLSGLAVAAELRRHGVDSIVVDGLDILGQAQPANTTSLQRCDAADSGTLRERNEILRHLRNYAASHSVDVRNTTRAVQLSMIEAPDQAAPQWQVHTPTGILVADHIVLTRCAHSQLRRMLNDFGIAVGRNVAAAMRAIGIYLVGVGELITPSPKEVLRQAKTVGQAISAKVNPDGALPSTGVFPATGSFAALGC; encoded by the coding sequence ATGCCTGGGATTGCCGGGACCGAACAGACCACCACCATCGTCATTGGCACGGGCCTGTCCGGACTGGCCGTGGCTGCTGAGCTGCGCCGCCATGGGGTGGACTCCATCGTGGTGGACGGCCTCGACATCCTGGGCCAGGCCCAGCCCGCGAACACTACGTCACTGCAGCGCTGCGATGCGGCGGACAGCGGCACCCTGCGCGAGCGGAACGAGATCCTGCGCCACCTGCGCAATTACGCCGCAAGCCACAGCGTGGACGTGCGGAACACCACCCGGGCGGTGCAGCTGAGCATGATCGAAGCACCTGACCAGGCCGCCCCGCAGTGGCAGGTGCACACCCCCACGGGCATCCTGGTGGCGGACCACATCGTCCTCACCCGTTGCGCCCACAGCCAGTTGCGGCGCATGCTCAACGACTTCGGCATCGCCGTGGGCCGGAACGTGGCGGCAGCCATGCGGGCCATCGGCATCTACCTGGTGGGAGTGGGCGAACTCATCACGCCATCGCCCAAAGAGGTGCTGCGCCAGGCCAAGACCGTGGGCCAGGCAATCTCTGCCAAGGTCAACCCGGACGGCGCCCTCCCGTCCACCGGCGTCTTCCCGGCAACGGGAAGCTTTGCTGCCCTGGGCTGCTGA
- a CDS encoding universal stress protein: protein MGSRELHPDPARDGGGGAAAPHGIVVGVDGSDHGQCALVWAAREAQRRRRPLHIVTAYSVPIFAASGLDGGYATVDDSVIREGAEAIARQALEKIAAYDVDVSSAVENGDAAGVLLDISETAELLVVGTRGRGGFVGRLLGSVSSALPAHAKCPTVTVPLFCSDRLGESTEDRRVKAEQARSGHRPVENVVVVGVDGSEQARVAVLEAADQAERLGASLRVVCAVPQYSGSLAWVPAPMDRKALFDDIRVTLEAGMAWLRSHYPNLQAGYELKDGSPVDVLVEESRHVELVVVGTRGRGGFTGMLLGSTSDGVLHHAKGPVMVVPDREDPRLADRGRFGPILGDAA from the coding sequence ATGGGCTCACGAGAGTTGCATCCGGACCCGGCCCGGGACGGTGGGGGTGGCGCGGCCGCTCCCCACGGCATCGTGGTGGGCGTTGACGGTTCGGACCATGGCCAGTGCGCCCTGGTGTGGGCCGCGCGGGAAGCCCAGCGCCGTCGTCGCCCGCTTCACATCGTCACCGCCTACTCCGTGCCGATCTTCGCCGCGTCCGGCCTGGACGGCGGCTACGCCACCGTGGATGATTCCGTCATCCGCGAAGGCGCCGAAGCCATTGCCAGGCAGGCCCTGGAAAAGATTGCCGCCTACGACGTGGACGTCAGCTCCGCCGTGGAGAACGGCGACGCCGCCGGAGTCCTGCTGGACATTTCCGAAACCGCGGAACTCCTGGTGGTCGGCACCCGCGGCCGCGGCGGCTTTGTGGGCCGGCTCCTGGGATCAGTCAGCAGTGCCCTGCCCGCCCACGCAAAATGCCCCACGGTGACGGTCCCATTGTTCTGCTCGGACCGGCTCGGCGAGTCCACGGAGGACCGTCGCGTCAAGGCCGAGCAGGCCAGGTCCGGGCACCGGCCGGTGGAGAACGTGGTGGTGGTTGGCGTGGATGGCTCCGAGCAGGCCCGCGTTGCCGTCCTTGAAGCAGCCGACCAGGCCGAACGCCTTGGCGCATCCCTCCGCGTGGTCTGCGCCGTTCCCCAGTACAGCGGCTCGCTGGCCTGGGTTCCGGCGCCCATGGACCGGAAGGCCCTGTTCGATGACATCCGGGTCACCCTGGAAGCCGGCATGGCCTGGCTCCGCAGCCATTACCCCAACCTCCAGGCCGGCTACGAGCTGAAGGACGGCTCGCCGGTGGACGTGCTCGTCGAGGAAAGCCGGCACGTTGAACTGGTGGTGGTGGGCACCCGCGGCCGCGGCGGCTTCACCGGAATGCTCCTGGGCTCAACATCAGACGGCGTGCTCCACCATGCCAAGGGCCCGGTCATGGTGGTCCCGGACCGGGAGGACCCCCGCCTGGCCGACCGCGGGCGGTTCGGCCCCATCCTGGGCGACGCCGCCTAG